A stretch of Arachis hypogaea cultivar Tifrunner chromosome 15, arahy.Tifrunner.gnm2.J5K5, whole genome shotgun sequence DNA encodes these proteins:
- the LOC112751595 gene encoding histone-lysine N-methyltransferase ASHH3 isoform X7, which translates to MMEEKEKLDSYKVGSLPTVIYIPDFITDSEQSFLLNNIYGAPASKWKLLKNRRLQNWGGVVHEKGLLPQPLPPWLTNLTQKISEESELFPSAINHVLINEYLPNQGIMPHQDGPAYFPVVAILSLGSPVVMDFTPHARFKLDPQDVNGNDSDGEDKRLDDNYLPFSVLLMPRSLLIFKDKAYSDYLHGIKDCVVQCYDGNSDLSEIGSVFNNLAKQLEEPVDFELPDSFTKNKPVQYRSIKRNIYTSKKFKRRFDDGIFCSCTPSPESPNVCGIDCHCGVLLSCCSSACKCGSSCLNKPFQHRRVKKMKLVQTEKCGSGIVAAEDIKRGEFVIEYVGEVIDDKTCEERLWNMKYRGDSNFYLCEINRDTVIDATYKGNKSRYINHSCCPNTEMQKWIADGETRIAIFATRDIQKGEQLTYDYRRFVQFGADQDCHCGAVACRRKLGVQPTKPKMSVKCQVYQNGGLQIGSSQVFAQSKSLKVCIGEVIRIKHLEHVRFGLIKWFNKYSQKHLILFEDGCVEI; encoded by the exons ATATATGGAGCCCCTGCATCAAAGTGGAAGTTGTTGAAGAATAGGAGGTTACAGAATTGGG GTGGCGTTGTCCATGAGAAGGGCCTTCTACCTCAACCAT TGCCTCCATGGTTAACAAATCTTACACAAAAGATATCAGAAGAATCAGAACTATTTCCATCAGCAATCAATCATGTTCTCATCAATGAGTACTTACCTAACCAAGGCATAATG CCACATCAAGATGGTCCAGCTTACTTCCCAGTTGTAGCTATTCTTTCACTTGGATCGCCTGTCGTCATGGACTTTACACCTCATGCTAGATTTAAACTAGATCCGCAAGATGTTAATGGCAACGATTCTGATGGAGAAGATAAAAGGCTTGATGATAATTACCTCCCATTCTCTGTTCTATTGATGCCTCGCAGTCTACTGATATTCAAGGATAAGGCATACTCAG ATTATTTGCATGGTATTAAAGATTGTGTGGTACAATGCTATGATGGG AATTCTGACCTGAGTGAGATTGGATCTGTATTCAACAACTTGGCTAAGCAGCTTGAGGAACCTGTTGACTTTGAGCTTCCAGATTCGTTTACCAAGAATAAACCTGTGCAGTATAGATCCATAAAGCGCA ATATATATACTTCAAAGAAGTTTAAGAGACGGTTTGATGATGGCATATTCTGTTCTTGTACTCCTTCACCTGAATCTCCGAATGTGTGTGGTATTGATTGCCACTGTGG GGTGCTTTTATCTTGCTGTTCTTCAGCCTGTAAATGTGGGAGCTCCTGTCTCAACAAACCATTTCAGCATCGTCGGGTGAAAAAGATGAAATTAGTTCAG ACTGAGAAATGTGGCTCTGGTATTGTAGCTGCTGAAGATATTAAGCGTGGGGAGTTTGTTATAGAATATGTTGGAGAAG TAATTGATGACAAAACATGTGAAGAAAGACTTTGGAACATGAAGTATCGTGGGGATTCAAACTTTTACTTATGTGAAATCAATCGAGATACTGTGATTGATGCCACATATAAGGGAAACAAATCTAGATATATCAATCATAGTTGCTGTCCCAATACCGAGATGCAGAAATG GATAGCAGATGGTGAAACCAGAATAGCCATTTTTGCTACACGAGACATTCAAAAGGGTGAACAACTCACCTACGATTACCG CAGGTTTGTCCAATTTGGCGCAGACCAAGACTGTCACTGCGGTGCTGTTGCCTGCAGGCGTAAGCTGGGTGTCCAACCTACAAAGCCTAAAATGTCAGTTAAATGTCAG gtATATCAGAATGGAGGTTTGCAAATTG GCAGTTCTCAAGTTTTTGCGCAATCTAAAAGCTTAAAAGTTTGCATTGGGGAAGTTATTAGGATAAAACACCTTGAACATGTGAG GTTTGGGCTTATTAAATGGTTTAACAAATATTCCCAAAAACACTTG ATCCTGTTTGAAGATGGCTGTGTTGAAATTTGA
- the LOC112751595 gene encoding histone-lysine N-methyltransferase ASHH3 isoform X9, translating into MPHQDGPAYFPVVAILSLGSPVVMDFTPHARFKLDPQDVNGNDSDGEDKRLDDNYLPFSVLLMPRSLLIFKDKAYSDYLHGIKDCVVQCYDGAVNEMEALKHNESDRPYFGSEESVETMGKEERASIENQSEIGSYHIEISSPSSDFMHTMKKNSDLSEIGSVFNNLAKQLEEPVDFELPDSFTKNKPVQYRSIKRNIYTSKKFKRRFDDGIFCSCTPSPESPNVCGIDCHCGVLLSCCSSACKCGSSCLNKPFQHRRVKKMKLVQTEKCGSGIVAAEDIKRGEFVIEYVGEVIDDKTCEERLWNMKYRGDSNFYLCEINRDTVIDATYKGNKSRYINHSCCPNTEMQKWIADGETRIAIFATRDIQKGEQLTYDYRRFVQFGADQDCHCGAVACRRKLGVQPTKPKMSVKCQVYQNGGLQIGSSQVFAQSKSLKVCIGEVIRIKHLEHVRFGLIKWFNKYSQKHLILFEDGCVEI; encoded by the exons ATG CCACATCAAGATGGTCCAGCTTACTTCCCAGTTGTAGCTATTCTTTCACTTGGATCGCCTGTCGTCATGGACTTTACACCTCATGCTAGATTTAAACTAGATCCGCAAGATGTTAATGGCAACGATTCTGATGGAGAAGATAAAAGGCTTGATGATAATTACCTCCCATTCTCTGTTCTATTGATGCCTCGCAGTCTACTGATATTCAAGGATAAGGCATACTCAG ATTATTTGCATGGTATTAAAGATTGTGTGGTACAATGCTATGATGGG GCTGTAAATGAAATGGAAGCTTTGAAACACAATGAATCAGATAGACCCTATTTTGGCTCAGAGGAATCAGTGGAAACAATGGGGAAGGAAGAGA GAGCCTCTATTGAGAATCAATCTGAGATTGGGAGCTATCACATTGAAATATCTAGTCCTTCATCAGATTTCATGCATACGATGAAAAAG AATTCTGACCTGAGTGAGATTGGATCTGTATTCAACAACTTGGCTAAGCAGCTTGAGGAACCTGTTGACTTTGAGCTTCCAGATTCGTTTACCAAGAATAAACCTGTGCAGTATAGATCCATAAAGCGCA ATATATATACTTCAAAGAAGTTTAAGAGACGGTTTGATGATGGCATATTCTGTTCTTGTACTCCTTCACCTGAATCTCCGAATGTGTGTGGTATTGATTGCCACTGTGG GGTGCTTTTATCTTGCTGTTCTTCAGCCTGTAAATGTGGGAGCTCCTGTCTCAACAAACCATTTCAGCATCGTCGGGTGAAAAAGATGAAATTAGTTCAG ACTGAGAAATGTGGCTCTGGTATTGTAGCTGCTGAAGATATTAAGCGTGGGGAGTTTGTTATAGAATATGTTGGAGAAG TAATTGATGACAAAACATGTGAAGAAAGACTTTGGAACATGAAGTATCGTGGGGATTCAAACTTTTACTTATGTGAAATCAATCGAGATACTGTGATTGATGCCACATATAAGGGAAACAAATCTAGATATATCAATCATAGTTGCTGTCCCAATACCGAGATGCAGAAATG GATAGCAGATGGTGAAACCAGAATAGCCATTTTTGCTACACGAGACATTCAAAAGGGTGAACAACTCACCTACGATTACCG CAGGTTTGTCCAATTTGGCGCAGACCAAGACTGTCACTGCGGTGCTGTTGCCTGCAGGCGTAAGCTGGGTGTCCAACCTACAAAGCCTAAAATGTCAGTTAAATGTCAG gtATATCAGAATGGAGGTTTGCAAATTG GCAGTTCTCAAGTTTTTGCGCAATCTAAAAGCTTAAAAGTTTGCATTGGGGAAGTTATTAGGATAAAACACCTTGAACATGTGAG GTTTGGGCTTATTAAATGGTTTAACAAATATTCCCAAAAACACTTG ATCCTGTTTGAAGATGGCTGTGTTGAAATTTGA